A window of the Gemmatirosa kalamazoonensis genome harbors these coding sequences:
- a CDS encoding AMP-dependent synthetase/ligase has product MSATVGTAEATRPRIALDPRGPYPTIPELVDAGLPRNTSGTHSATKREGRWIETSVRDFVTMAQRAARGLAALGVAPGDRVAVHAEPSTEWLALDHAILSLGAVSVPIYPTQPGDQVAFILADSGASVYVTSAPRIWRGVAEHVKGVASVRHLVGIRGSLDARMLAWSDLLARGDGVDDARATVHPDDLATLIYTSGTTGTPKGVMLTHANITSNVLAMLERLPWDLEGEREGGRVLSYLPLSHVFERTLSYTYQYIGYPIWFIEVAEEIAGDLGTVKPVHFTTVPRVLEKVHANVHARAGEMQGMQKRIFAWAVDVADRYSVDRPPTAAERVRLAIADRLVYRKLRERFGGRLKAISAGGAALSASVMNFFNAIGIFCGQGYGQTETSPVITIYDPKRLRAGSIGKPIANVEVRIADDGELLVRGPNVMRGYYNNPEQTAEVLDADGWLHTGDIVTRDADGFLFITDRKKDLLKLSTGKYVAPQPIEMKLAASPLVEQAVVIGNGVQFCTALIVANMKELERRLAAQGLALDGPIEKSPAACALVQAEIDAVNPTLPKWEQVRAFRLLGEPWTIEDGALTPTLKIKRRVIAERYRALIASMYA; this is encoded by the coding sequence ATGAGCGCTACGGTCGGAACCGCTGAAGCGACGCGCCCGCGCATCGCCCTCGATCCGCGCGGCCCGTACCCGACGATCCCGGAGCTCGTCGACGCCGGATTGCCGCGCAACACGTCGGGCACGCACTCGGCCACGAAGCGCGAGGGCCGGTGGATCGAGACGTCGGTGCGCGACTTCGTCACGATGGCGCAGCGCGCCGCGCGCGGCCTCGCGGCGCTCGGCGTCGCGCCCGGCGACCGCGTCGCGGTGCACGCGGAGCCGAGCACCGAGTGGCTCGCGCTCGACCACGCGATCCTGTCGCTCGGCGCCGTGAGCGTGCCGATCTATCCCACGCAGCCCGGCGACCAGGTGGCGTTCATCCTCGCCGACTCGGGGGCGAGCGTGTACGTGACGTCGGCGCCGCGGATCTGGCGCGGCGTGGCGGAGCACGTGAAGGGCGTCGCGTCGGTGCGCCATCTCGTCGGCATCCGCGGCTCGCTCGACGCGCGCATGCTCGCGTGGAGCGACCTGCTCGCGCGCGGCGACGGGGTGGACGACGCGCGGGCGACGGTGCACCCCGACGATCTCGCGACGCTGATCTACACGTCCGGGACGACCGGCACGCCGAAGGGCGTGATGCTCACGCACGCGAACATCACCTCGAACGTGCTCGCGATGCTCGAGCGGCTGCCGTGGGACCTCGAGGGGGAGCGTGAGGGCGGGCGCGTGCTGTCGTACCTGCCGCTGTCGCACGTGTTCGAGCGCACGCTGTCGTACACGTACCAGTACATCGGCTATCCGATCTGGTTCATCGAGGTCGCCGAGGAGATCGCCGGCGATCTCGGCACGGTGAAGCCGGTGCACTTCACCACCGTGCCGCGCGTGCTGGAGAAGGTGCACGCGAACGTGCACGCGCGCGCCGGCGAGATGCAGGGGATGCAGAAGCGCATCTTCGCGTGGGCCGTGGACGTCGCCGATCGCTACTCGGTGGACCGGCCGCCGACGGCGGCCGAGCGCGTGCGGCTCGCGATCGCCGACCGGCTCGTGTACCGCAAGCTGCGCGAGCGCTTCGGCGGACGACTGAAGGCGATCAGCGCCGGCGGGGCGGCGCTCTCGGCGTCGGTGATGAACTTCTTCAACGCGATCGGCATCTTCTGCGGCCAGGGGTACGGCCAGACCGAGACGTCGCCGGTGATCACCATCTACGACCCGAAGCGGCTGCGCGCGGGCTCCATCGGCAAGCCGATCGCGAACGTCGAGGTGCGCATCGCGGACGACGGCGAGCTGCTCGTGCGCGGGCCCAACGTGATGCGCGGCTACTACAACAACCCCGAGCAGACCGCGGAGGTGCTCGACGCCGACGGGTGGCTGCACACCGGCGATATCGTGACGCGCGACGCGGACGGGTTCCTGTTCATCACCGATCGGAAGAAGGACCTGCTGAAGCTCTCCACCGGCAAGTACGTCGCCCCGCAGCCGATCGAGATGAAGCTCGCCGCGAGCCCGCTCGTCGAGCAGGCGGTCGTGATCGGCAACGGCGTGCAGTTCTGCACCGCCCTCATCGTGGCCAACATGAAGGAGCTCGAGCGGCGCCTCGCGGCGCAGGGGCTCGCGCTCGACGGTCCGATCGAGAAGTCGCCGGCGGCCTGCGCGCTCGTGCAGGCGGAGATCGACGCCGTCAACCCGACGCTGCCGAAGTGGGAGCAGGTGCGCGCGTTCCGTCTGCTCGGCGAGCCGTGGACGATCGAGGACGGCGCGCTCACGCCGACGCTGAAGATCAAGCGGCGCGTGATCGCCGAGCGGTACCGCGCGCTCATCGCCTCGATGTACGCGTGA
- a CDS encoding hydroxymethylglutaryl-CoA reductase has product MFVPRLLLKQLYTFGSLRNADGGVRFSIKNRLSDAELTGLRRVSVAGTDVPLDGVRVELPDGRALAARDLTPRTPVAFALRDMLDIRAAMPPLAPGKHHIEIEFDSRPFGNLTLDVEDSIVHDAPRRDRVPRARDDDYAPEIVAERQRFVERVSGASLEHTTRFSFDPHVVQGNCELFSGVAQIPLGFAGPLHVDGEHATGEFVIPLATTEGTLVASYNRGMQLVNASGGVRCTVVADAMQRAPVFVFGDARRARDFVRWVHEHVDRIREEAEGTSSVAKLQDIDAYMANKFAFLRFNYTTGDAAGQNMVGRATFAACSWLLDNYPEPVDRFYLESNFATDKKASHVNIMRTRGKRVTAEVTVPRAVLIERMRVEPETLVHHYGVANVGALLSGANNNGLHSANAITAMFIATGQDVANVAESSAGVVYAELTAARDLYMSITIPSLIVATHGGGTKLPTQQECLRVLGCATRGTVNKLAEIIAGVVLAGELSLASAISSSDWVSSHERYGRNR; this is encoded by the coding sequence ATGTTCGTCCCCCGCCTGCTCCTGAAGCAGCTCTACACGTTCGGCAGCCTGCGCAACGCCGACGGCGGCGTGCGGTTCTCGATCAAGAATCGACTGAGCGACGCGGAGCTCACCGGGCTGCGCCGCGTCTCGGTGGCCGGCACCGACGTGCCGCTCGACGGCGTCCGCGTGGAGCTGCCCGACGGGCGCGCCCTCGCCGCGCGCGATCTCACGCCGCGCACGCCGGTCGCGTTCGCCCTGCGCGACATGCTCGACATCCGCGCCGCGATGCCGCCGCTGGCGCCCGGCAAGCACCACATCGAGATCGAGTTCGACAGCCGTCCGTTCGGCAACCTCACGCTCGACGTCGAGGACTCGATCGTGCACGACGCGCCGCGACGCGACCGCGTGCCGCGCGCGCGCGACGACGACTACGCGCCGGAGATCGTGGCCGAGCGCCAGCGGTTCGTGGAGCGCGTCTCGGGAGCGTCGCTCGAGCACACGACGCGGTTCTCGTTCGATCCGCACGTCGTGCAGGGGAACTGCGAGCTGTTCTCCGGCGTCGCGCAGATCCCGCTCGGCTTCGCGGGACCGCTGCACGTCGACGGCGAGCACGCGACGGGGGAGTTCGTCATCCCGCTCGCCACCACCGAGGGCACGCTCGTCGCGTCGTACAACCGTGGCATGCAGCTCGTGAACGCGTCGGGCGGCGTGCGGTGCACCGTCGTCGCCGACGCGATGCAGCGCGCGCCGGTGTTCGTGTTCGGCGACGCGCGGCGGGCGCGCGACTTCGTCCGCTGGGTGCACGAGCACGTCGACCGCATCCGCGAGGAGGCCGAGGGCACGTCGAGCGTCGCGAAGCTGCAGGACATCGACGCGTACATGGCGAACAAGTTCGCGTTCCTCCGCTTCAACTACACCACCGGCGATGCGGCCGGCCAGAACATGGTCGGGCGCGCGACGTTCGCCGCGTGCTCGTGGCTGCTCGACAACTACCCCGAGCCCGTCGACCGCTTCTACCTCGAGTCGAACTTCGCGACCGACAAGAAGGCGTCGCACGTCAACATCATGCGCACGCGCGGCAAGCGCGTGACGGCGGAGGTCACCGTGCCGCGCGCCGTGCTGATCGAGCGCATGCGCGTGGAGCCGGAGACGCTCGTCCACCACTACGGCGTGGCGAACGTCGGCGCGCTCCTCTCCGGCGCGAACAACAACGGCCTCCACTCGGCGAACGCGATCACCGCGATGTTCATCGCGACCGGGCAGGACGTCGCGAACGTCGCCGAGTCGTCGGCGGGGGTCGTGTACGCGGAGCTGACCGCGGCGCGCGACCTGTACATGTCGATCACCATCCCGTCGCTCATCGTCGCCACGCACGGCGGCGGCACGAAGCTGCCCACGCAGCAGGAGTGTCTGCGCGTGCTCGGCTGCGCGACGCGCGGCACGGTGAACAAGCTGGCCGAGATCATCGCCGGCGTGGTGCTCGCCGGCGAGCTGTCGCTCGCGTCGGCCATCTCCTCCTCCGACTGGGTGTCGAGCCATGAGCGCTACGGTCGGAACCGCTGA
- a CDS encoding wax ester/triacylglycerol synthase family O-acyltransferase, protein MPEPLTPADGAWWWMEHPTNLMTITAVFTFAEPLSLADVRRLAERLLRYDRFTERVVAMGVLGRPAWERDAAFDLDRHVCAASLPDGAGRDALEALVGELMATPLAYDRPLWQLHLVPVFASGSAVVVRIHHCVADGMSLVPVLLRLADEPPVLPPIATRGRADGGTERRRRARGMFDPRRLVEAARASGSIATAIAGILDLRADPSTPFRGPLGREKRAAWSEPIALDDVKRVGKRLGATVNDVLLSTVSGAIGRYLRARGTAADGVTLRAVVPVNLRAPDDVALGNKFGMVFLPLPVGHADATARLHAVKHAMDRVKRSPEAVLIFGLLRAFGTTTTRLLKLAVNVLGRKATAVMTNVPGPREPVRFLGRAVDMIMFWVPQSGRLGLGVSILSYNGHVRLGVATDARLVPDPQALVDAFHDAFAELHEAHGEVPQPV, encoded by the coding sequence GTGCCCGAGCCTCTGACCCCGGCCGATGGGGCGTGGTGGTGGATGGAGCACCCCACGAACCTCATGACCATCACCGCCGTCTTCACGTTCGCCGAGCCGCTGTCGCTCGCCGACGTGCGGCGCCTCGCCGAGCGACTGCTGCGGTACGACCGCTTCACGGAGCGCGTCGTGGCGATGGGAGTGCTCGGCCGGCCGGCGTGGGAGCGCGACGCCGCGTTCGACCTCGACCGCCACGTCTGCGCGGCGTCGCTGCCCGACGGCGCGGGGCGCGACGCGCTGGAGGCGCTCGTCGGAGAGCTCATGGCGACGCCGCTCGCCTACGACCGTCCGCTCTGGCAGCTCCACCTCGTGCCGGTGTTCGCGAGCGGGAGCGCGGTCGTCGTGCGCATCCACCACTGCGTCGCCGACGGGATGTCGCTCGTGCCGGTGCTGCTGCGCCTCGCCGACGAGCCGCCGGTGCTGCCGCCGATCGCGACGCGCGGGCGCGCGGACGGCGGCACGGAACGGCGCCGGCGCGCGCGCGGCATGTTCGACCCTCGGCGGCTCGTCGAGGCCGCACGGGCGAGCGGCTCGATCGCCACGGCCATCGCCGGCATCCTCGACCTGCGCGCCGATCCGAGCACGCCGTTCCGCGGACCGCTCGGCCGAGAGAAGCGCGCGGCGTGGTCGGAGCCGATCGCGCTCGACGACGTGAAGCGGGTCGGGAAGCGGCTCGGCGCAACGGTGAACGACGTGCTGCTGTCGACCGTCTCCGGCGCGATCGGACGTTACCTGCGCGCGCGCGGCACGGCCGCCGACGGCGTGACGCTGCGCGCCGTGGTGCCGGTGAACCTGCGCGCGCCGGACGACGTGGCGCTCGGCAACAAGTTCGGCATGGTCTTCCTACCGCTGCCCGTGGGGCACGCCGACGCGACGGCGCGGCTGCACGCGGTGAAGCACGCGATGGACCGCGTGAAGCGCTCGCCGGAGGCGGTGCTCATCTTCGGGCTGCTGCGCGCGTTCGGCACGACCACGACGCGACTGCTGAAGCTCGCCGTGAACGTGCTCGGTCGGAAGGCGACGGCCGTGATGACGAACGTGCCGGGGCCGCGCGAGCCGGTGCGCTTCCTCGGGCGCGCGGTAGACATGATCATGTTCTGGGTGCCGCAGTCGGGACGACTCGGGCTCGGCGTGAGCATCCTGAGCTACAACGGCCACGTGCGACTCGGCGTCGCGACCGACGCGCGCCTCGTTCCCGACCCGCAGGCGCTGGTCGACGCATTCCACGACGCGTTCGCCGAGCTGCACGAGGCGCACGGCGAAGTGCCGCAGCCTGTCTGA
- a CDS encoding multicopper oxidase domain-containing protein: MRTSRLLAAFAVFVAARTTAHALPIPPSEAVAPNDNRHPAGTSSAGVLTVHLEARTGAWYPEGPQGKRLDVAAFAELGKPLQNPGPLIRVTVGTQVRTMVHNSLAEALTVYGLGAARGYRDSVVIAPGASQWVTFTATTPGTYYYAGKTGTKPIDARFLEDSQLNGAIVVDPATTASAARPENDRVFLLSWYFTLDPNSPTGLGHATMAINGLSWPHTERIDLTQGDSVQWHLVNLTQADHPMHLHGFYFRVDAKGDGVRDTVYAAADRHLAVTEIVLPMSTTTIAWAPQRAGNWIFHCHYSSHVSSLVSLDREGGSYDPHAPMAHPAPDHDMHAAGAPHQMFGLVLGIRVAPKPTMVASHGTRAERSVRVLVRQRANVYGDKPGYAFVFGGSADDASGALPIPARPLVLTKGEPVAITIVNRAMEPATIHWHGIELESYPDGVPGWSGEGQHVMPSIAPGDSLTVHFTPPRAGTFMYHSHFDEYQQINSGLYGPIIVLEPGQRFDPETDRVLFIGNGGPTTNVIRGPLAPLLLNGEEKPAPMELKAGTTYRFRVLNLSDDFPAIVLLNDGDHPTMWRAVAKDGADLPASQATMRPAVMVSDPGEIYDFAFTPQKPGDLTLVFGHIDIPGSPKMPKVPVVVHVR, from the coding sequence ATGCGAACGTCCCGCCTGCTCGCCGCGTTCGCGGTGTTCGTCGCCGCACGCACCACGGCCCACGCGCTGCCCATCCCTCCCAGCGAGGCCGTCGCCCCGAACGACAATCGCCATCCCGCGGGCACGTCGAGCGCGGGCGTGCTCACGGTGCATCTCGAGGCGCGCACCGGCGCCTGGTACCCAGAGGGCCCGCAGGGCAAGCGCCTCGACGTCGCCGCGTTCGCGGAGCTCGGGAAGCCGCTGCAGAACCCGGGGCCACTCATCCGCGTCACGGTCGGCACGCAGGTGCGCACGATGGTGCACAACTCGCTGGCCGAGGCGCTCACCGTGTACGGGCTGGGCGCGGCGCGCGGTTACCGCGACAGCGTGGTGATCGCGCCGGGCGCGTCGCAGTGGGTGACGTTCACCGCGACGACGCCGGGCACGTACTACTACGCGGGCAAGACGGGGACGAAGCCGATCGACGCGCGCTTCCTCGAGGACTCGCAGCTGAACGGCGCGATCGTCGTCGATCCCGCGACCACCGCGAGCGCGGCGCGTCCGGAGAACGACCGCGTGTTCCTCCTCTCGTGGTACTTCACGCTGGACCCCAACAGTCCCACGGGGCTCGGCCACGCCACGATGGCGATCAACGGCCTGTCGTGGCCGCACACCGAGCGCATCGACCTCACGCAGGGCGACTCGGTGCAGTGGCACCTGGTGAACCTGACGCAGGCCGACCACCCGATGCACCTGCACGGGTTCTACTTCCGCGTCGACGCGAAGGGCGACGGCGTGCGCGACACGGTGTACGCCGCGGCCGACCGGCATCTCGCCGTGACGGAGATCGTGTTGCCGATGAGCACCACGACGATCGCGTGGGCGCCGCAGCGCGCGGGGAACTGGATCTTCCACTGTCACTACTCGAGCCACGTCTCGAGCCTCGTGTCGCTCGACCGCGAGGGCGGGAGCTACGACCCGCACGCGCCGATGGCACACCCGGCGCCCGACCACGACATGCACGCCGCCGGCGCCCCGCATCAGATGTTCGGCCTCGTGCTCGGCATCCGTGTCGCGCCGAAGCCGACGATGGTCGCGAGCCACGGCACGCGCGCCGAGCGCAGCGTGCGCGTCCTTGTGCGGCAGCGGGCCAACGTGTACGGCGACAAGCCGGGCTACGCGTTCGTGTTCGGCGGCAGCGCCGACGACGCGAGCGGCGCCCTGCCGATCCCCGCGCGGCCGCTCGTGCTCACGAAGGGCGAGCCGGTCGCGATCACGATCGTGAACCGCGCCATGGAGCCGGCGACGATCCACTGGCACGGCATCGAGCTGGAGAGCTACCCCGACGGCGTGCCCGGGTGGAGCGGCGAGGGCCAGCACGTGATGCCGTCGATCGCGCCCGGCGATTCGCTCACGGTGCACTTCACGCCGCCGCGCGCGGGCACGTTCATGTACCACTCGCACTTCGACGAGTACCAGCAGATCAACTCGGGGCTCTACGGACCGATCATCGTGCTGGAGCCGGGACAGCGGTTCGACCCCGAGACGGACCGCGTGCTGTTCATCGGCAACGGCGGCCCGACGACGAACGTCATCCGGGGCCCGTTGGCGCCGCTGCTGCTGAACGGCGAGGAGAAGCCGGCGCCGATGGAGCTGAAGGCGGGCACGACGTACCGCTTCCGCGTCCTCAATCTCAGCGACGACTTCCCGGCGATCGTGCTGCTGAACGACGGCGACCATCCGACGATGTGGCGCGCGGTCGCGAAGGACGGCGCGGATCTCCCCGCGAGCCAGGCGACGATGCGTCCGGCGGTGATGGTGTCGGACCCGGGCGAGATCTACGACTTCGCGTTCACGCCACAGAAGCCCGGCGACCTCACGCTCGTCTTTGGGCACATCGACATTCCGGGGTCCCCGAAGATGCCGAAGGTGCCGGTCGTCGTGCACGTCCGCTGA
- a CDS encoding SDR family oxidoreductase codes for MHDDLSGRTGLITGAARGIGAETARQLAARGARLALVGLEPERLAALAESLGTGHTWAECDVTDQAALERAVESSVAALGGLDVVFANAGIAARTPVGKEPVEALARTIEVNLVGVVRTVCATLPHVTARRGYYLLMSSAAAIAPLPGMAAYAASKAGVEHFANAFRLEVAHRGVAVGVAHPCWIDTDLVRDARADLASFDATLKTLPGPFGTVTPVAECAAALVDAIVRRRRKVFVPRSLAPFAAFRQALASPLAERISARIARRMMPTLERESAAVGSAFGEHSVERGRL; via the coding sequence ATGCACGACGATCTCTCGGGCAGGACGGGCCTGATCACCGGTGCCGCGCGCGGCATCGGCGCGGAGACCGCGCGGCAGCTCGCGGCGCGCGGGGCGCGGCTCGCGCTCGTGGGCTTGGAGCCGGAGCGGCTCGCCGCGCTGGCCGAGTCGTTAGGCACCGGGCACACGTGGGCGGAGTGCGACGTCACCGACCAGGCCGCGCTGGAGCGCGCGGTGGAGTCGTCGGTCGCCGCGCTCGGCGGACTGGACGTGGTGTTCGCGAACGCGGGCATTGCGGCGCGCACGCCGGTGGGGAAGGAGCCGGTGGAGGCGCTCGCGCGCACGATCGAGGTGAACCTCGTGGGCGTGGTGCGCACCGTGTGCGCGACACTGCCGCACGTGACGGCGCGACGCGGCTACTACCTCCTCATGTCGTCCGCGGCGGCGATCGCGCCGCTCCCCGGCATGGCCGCGTACGCGGCGTCGAAGGCGGGCGTGGAGCACTTCGCGAACGCGTTCCGGCTGGAGGTCGCGCACCGCGGCGTGGCCGTGGGCGTCGCGCATCCGTGCTGGATCGACACGGACCTCGTGCGCGACGCGCGCGCCGACCTCGCATCGTTCGACGCGACGCTGAAAACGCTCCCGGGGCCGTTCGGCACGGTCACGCCGGTGGCCGAGTGCGCGGCGGCGCTCGTCGACGCGATCGTGCGCCGGCGGCGCAAGGTGTTCGTGCCGCGCTCGCTCGCGCCGTTCGCGGCGTTCCGTCAGGCGCTCGCGAGCCCACTCGCCGAGCGCATCTCGGCCCGCATCGCTCGGCGCATGATGCCCACCCTCGAGCGCGAGAGCGCGGCGGTCGGCTCGGCGTTCGGGGAGCACAGCGTGGAGCGCGGGCGGCTGTGA
- a CDS encoding flavin-containing monooxygenase, translating into MTHHHVIIVGTGFGGLGAAIRLRQAGVDDVLLLERADDVGGTWRDNTYPGCACDVQSHLYSFSFAPNPDWSRAFSPQPEIWDYLRRCARDFGVLPHVRFGTAVTGARWDDATGRWRVSTSRGEYTANVLVLATGPLSEPVTPELPGLATFAGPAFHSARWDHSVPLAGRRVAVIGTGSSAAQFVPAIQPMVSALHVYQRTPPWVMPRRDRPLGARAKRLFRRVPAAQRLARGAIYAARELMVVTFRAPRLMRHAERVARWHLARAVADPALRAKLTPDYTMGCKRIIVSDDYLPALARPNVEVITERIAAVRERSIVDALGVERATDVIVFGTGFRPTDPPLAPCVRGRDGRSLADVWEGNPRAHLGTTVSGFPNLFLLLGPNTGLGHNSVVLMIEAQLEHLVGAVRHLRATGAAAVEPSAEAQAAWLADVERRIAGTVWTDGGCRSWYLDRTGRPSALWPDFTWRFRRRVARFDPDEYLVRGFAP; encoded by the coding sequence ATGACTCACCACCACGTCATCATCGTCGGCACCGGCTTCGGCGGTCTGGGCGCCGCGATCCGGCTGCGGCAGGCCGGCGTCGACGACGTCCTGCTGCTGGAGCGGGCCGACGACGTGGGCGGCACGTGGCGCGACAACACGTACCCGGGGTGCGCGTGCGACGTGCAGTCGCACCTCTACTCGTTCTCGTTCGCGCCGAACCCCGACTGGTCGCGCGCGTTCTCGCCGCAGCCGGAGATCTGGGACTATCTGCGCCGGTGCGCGCGCGACTTCGGCGTGCTGCCGCACGTGCGGTTCGGGACCGCGGTCACCGGCGCCCGGTGGGACGACGCGACTGGGCGGTGGCGCGTGTCGACGTCGCGGGGCGAGTACACCGCGAACGTGCTGGTGCTCGCGACGGGACCGCTGAGCGAGCCGGTGACGCCCGAGCTGCCGGGGCTCGCGACGTTCGCCGGGCCCGCGTTCCACTCCGCGCGGTGGGACCACTCGGTGCCGCTCGCGGGGCGGCGCGTCGCGGTGATCGGCACCGGCTCGTCGGCGGCGCAGTTCGTGCCCGCCATCCAGCCGATGGTCTCCGCGCTGCACGTGTACCAGCGCACGCCGCCGTGGGTGATGCCGCGGCGCGACCGGCCGTTAGGCGCGCGCGCGAAGCGGCTGTTCCGGCGCGTGCCGGCGGCGCAGCGGCTCGCGCGCGGCGCGATCTACGCGGCGCGCGAGCTGATGGTGGTGACGTTCCGCGCGCCGCGCCTGATGCGTCACGCGGAGCGCGTGGCGCGCTGGCATCTCGCCCGGGCGGTCGCCGACCCCGCGCTGCGCGCGAAGCTCACCCCCGACTACACGATGGGGTGCAAGCGCATCATCGTCTCCGACGACTACCTGCCGGCGCTCGCGCGGCCGAACGTGGAGGTGATCACGGAGCGCATCGCGGCGGTGCGCGAGCGCTCGATCGTCGACGCATTGGGCGTGGAGCGCGCGACCGACGTGATCGTGTTCGGCACCGGCTTCCGGCCCACCGACCCGCCGCTCGCGCCGTGCGTGCGCGGGCGCGACGGCCGCTCGCTGGCCGACGTGTGGGAAGGCAACCCGCGCGCACACCTCGGCACGACGGTGTCCGGCTTCCCGAACCTGTTCCTGCTCCTCGGCCCGAACACGGGGCTCGGCCACAACTCCGTGGTGCTCATGATCGAGGCGCAGCTCGAGCATCTCGTGGGCGCGGTGCGGCATCTGCGCGCGACCGGCGCCGCGGCCGTGGAGCCGTCGGCGGAGGCGCAGGCGGCGTGGCTCGCCGACGTGGAGCGGCGCATCGCGGGCACGGTGTGGACCGATGGTGGATGCCGCAGCTGGTACCTCGATCGCACGGGGCGGCCGTCGGCGCTGTGGCCCGACTTCACGTGGCGATTCCGGCGGCGGGTCGCGCGGTTCGATCCGGACGAGTACCTCGTGCGGGGTTTCGCGCCGTGA